ATGTGTTTTACTTCAGACTTTCTCCGTATTGGAATTTGGAACAAGCTTTTTTGTATTCTACCTGTGATGTTTTGCTGGGGACTTCCAAGTTTGTGGTAATTTAGTTGTTAGCGTTATATATAGTTACAAGAATACTCTACAGGAAAATAATACGTTATCTGTCGTCTCTTAAATATTCCGACTggtttttatttacattttatgtGCATCCAGGCCCGAACAAGCAAAACCAGTAGAAGGTGCTTCATTTTAGAAAATCCTATCTGTCTTTTGGGAAGTAGCGTGAGTCATGGCAAAACCAGCACACGTGCTTCGCGATGTCATTCGCGTATTATTGAGATGCTGTTGAGACCAGGGCAGCAAAACTTGAGCAGACTCATACAGGCTATTTTAGCAAATCAAACaggttttttcttgtttgttgtttcacGATTAGAAACTTTGTATGATTGATCAGAATTCTTGAAGGAGTTATCAAACCTGCAGTAATCTAACTGAAATGACAAGCAATAAGTTACCACAAACTGATTCGGGAGTCTCTTATTGAAGAACTTATTGCAGGAATGCAGCCTCAACTTCAAATCAACTTATATTGAACTAAAAGAAGAAGTGACGTCACAATTTATGACCTTGGATTACGACGATTTTGAGAATGTCACGCGAAGTTCAGAAGTCATGTGTTAAGTCACGCAAACTACTTCGTTCAAGGTAAACCCGTAAATGTGTAAAGATTTCCTTGTTTTCACTTATTCTGGTTTATTTCgccgtttgatttttgttttgtttcacgaAGCATGTATTCCTGCACCACAAATTGGGAACCTGCATGACATGGAAACGCTTTTGCCCAACTAAGAAAGGTTACAAAATCCCTTAACTGAAAAAAATGGGTGTTGTCTTGCCAATAATCAAGGTAATTCGGGAACATCAGATAATCGTTGCTTGCCAGTTTATTTCTATATTGCCTGATCATCATCATTATCTTATTAATTTTCTTATTCAGGAgcttttctttaaaacaacAGTTAGGCAAAGAGAATTTTGATAGATTcctttatttattcatttttatttcatttgttttttcccattttcctAAACAGAGaaagtaataaaattttaGATCTAATCCTCAATCTAAAATATAGTTGATGACTCCTTCATCCAGATCATTGGTGAGAGTCTTCATGGTAATGTACAGCCAAGGTTTTAGGGTTTTCGCGCTGGAGCCTTAGTGGTGACATGGGGTGCAACTGTAGCCTCACGAGCCTTACGGGTCGGGGCTTTAGTAGCTACGGTATGTGACACAGCCGTAGCCTCTCGGGTTTTACGGGTTGGGACTTTGGTAGTCGCAGCATGTGGCACAGTGGTAGCGGCCCGGGTCTTTCGGGTAGGAGCTTTTGTAGCTACAGTGTGTGGCAAAGTGGTAGACTCTTGAGTCTTAGGGGTTGGAGCCTTGGTAGTTGCAGCATGTGGCACAGCAGTAGCCTGTCGTGTCTTACGGGTTGGAGCCTTGGTAGTTGCAGCATGTGGCACAGCGGTAACTTCACGAGCCTTACGGGTTGGGGCTTTACTGGCTACGGTATGTGGTACAGCGGTAGCCTGTCGTGTCTTACGGGTTGGGGCCTTGGTAGCCGCAGCGTGTGGCAAAGCGGTAGCCTCTCGGGTCTTACGAGTCGGAGCCTTGGTGGTCACATGTTGTTTAACGTTAGTCTCGCGGGTTTTTCGAGTAGGGCTTACCGCCGGCAATATTATCGATGATGTGTTGAACGCAATGGGCATCGACGTATTGTTTGCTACATTTCTGACATTTTCGGGTGCTTTCACGGCATCTTCGTGCTTAATTGCAACCCCTTTTTTCACAGCCTCGCCCTCGGATGCCCATCCCTGAAAAACATAcatttttcgaataaaatagAATTGGACAATAAGTTCATCAAATTTTGTTGATTACCTTTATGGAGCCGACAGAGACACCCAAGAccagaatagaaaaaaaaatcaacttcaTGGCTGTGCTAAAACTGCCCTGTGAATATATGTACTGTAAGAATGATGTGAATTTTCCTGCTACAGGATTTTATAGTCGGCGATAGTGGGAGGAGTCATTACTTTGTACCAGTTGGAGTTATCGCCTGACTAAATTCATATTCTACTAATGTGTTGATTACGTAAACACGTGGATGTGAACTGATCAGTAACCAATGTCGTTTAAAGCCAAGGTGTAATTAAATGCCATCATGTAAGTTTCGACAGAACAGAGTACATACTGTACTGTGTTAGCGTGTTACGAAGTAGTTACGTTTCTCAAAGAGGCATCCTCTTATTACTGGCGGATGATGATCGAGCGAGCCATCCGACACTCGCGTCCGGTTATCTTTTTTCGCAGTCTTTGATATGcatttatttaaaactttCAAATCACTTGAAAAACCCCATGTGACATTTCTTTGAAGCCTGTATTCTGGATTACGGTAGGTAAGTTAGGTGAGTAAATAACTTGGTAAATAACTTAATAATCACGTTCTAGAACATGCTAAATATCGGTCAGTACTAGTGCGCCTGCTAAAACCAGATTGGGAAAGTTAGCAACTACCTCTCGTTTGtaaccttttttaaaacttggtGCCATTTTTCAAGATGGCGGTAGATAGATCCGGTTTTCCCGGTAAAACCGGTTTGCCTAACCAGCTTAGAAAATAGTCTACCACGAATCCACGATGCCCCAAAATGGGGCAAACGATCCACGGGTTATCTGGGTATTGGCAACCCCGGGCTGGCCTAcctgttttccttgtttttacACAATGAAGTCCTTGTCATTAAAAATTGAACGGCTT
This genomic interval from Daphnia magna isolate NIES linkage group LG8, ASM2063170v1.1, whole genome shotgun sequence contains the following:
- the LOC116928892 gene encoding DNA-binding protein HU homolog; the protein is MKLIFFSILVLGVSVGSIKGWASEGEAVKKGVAIKHEDAVKAPENVRNVANNTSMPIAFNTSSIILPAVSPTRKTRETNVKQHVTTKAPTRKTREATALPHAAATKAPTRKTRQATAVPHTVASKAPTRKAREVTAVPHAATTKAPTRKTRQATAVPHAATTKAPTPKTQESTTLPHTVATKAPTRKTRAATTVPHAATTKVPTRKTREATAVSHTVATKAPTRKAREATVAPHVTTKAPARKP